One genomic segment of Pseudomonadota bacterium includes these proteins:
- a CDS encoding polysaccharide lyase family protein — MRTVKRMGGCVAAAIVALAGADVRAAEIFRLGKQDGLFTEFLRHLSVDGERAVIYDVGRSTPQADWPYFQEGSFDRQVSPSTMKYDWVDMKPGAEPDPFQVRFDLAAAPSGVFTLRLDAIVRQRRPAAPLLVLNLNGKRVASYRLDPHPAPELWWPNGGSAEGNKQYFGYESLEVQLPAALFAKGRNTLSIAARDGFGFYYDDLVLTNEPAQRLDKVTSAVVQPTVLYKQRAEQLVELARIRVRTSEPLGRVKLKVKLGAAVVETEVQQRERGDLETTIEVPAVEGPVPVALYLGESKTAIYEGVFTPKRRWQVHALPMEQADFGYNDLPARTLEWENRFIDKTLQIQKKYPDYAFTLDASANLESYLATRDAAHGEQLLSHLRSGKWGMNALFANFFTGLSTPEELYRTLDVALRARRDHGLTLDSASQTDEPSVTWALPQVLADAGIRYFVNGSDPIRGVLNSIGHWNFKSPFYWEAASGAKVLMWSGVSYTAVDDMTWAGWSLEAARSGKYSPSTFGLSRSLPMYLSQFEREDHPFDAVLLFGLHNDEIPMRHWGDADVIEAWNREYAYPKIHASTQRDFFTYILDKFPNQIQTHRGDAGAYWEDEAGADARIAAIIRTAQWQITAAEKFESTAAWLQPHLKFERPQFDAAWKNILLADSYVWSDANSFTRPESQRTRGGEAAHRAWAEAALQQSSDLRLVAMDKIADQVATSKQGVVVFNSESWPRSEFFDFDMELDEVLTDPATGRVIPCGVMRSFADISKSGFTEIGNAYQEVRCWATDVPAVGYKFYAAVKGSADAGVPLVLDAAAPRIENAYYQLELDAHTGAVSRLLDKSTGRNLVDADSGYGLNEYLYVTGGDPGAFLAGHNDDNRILAADITLPLPKLQIHRAQLTAPPTARRFPWGTVLTIRSKSENTPEIVSTLTLLDFKKQINIRNEVEKIATIKKEGVYFAFPFKLNAPRVKYQGATAWVDPEFDMLAGANRQWFATQGGVWGQGTDAGVAWTSVDAPLVTLQDINRGLWPETIKITNGNVFSYAMNNYWYTDAPAKQGGRFTFRYALTSGANVSGAEAMMLTSEQRATLPAIRRYNMGWEQGLPEAGGGFLQATPQGVTVLTIRPLEGGDAYLLRVQNTTANAVTATLKFPSVAIRESYLASPAGDRVAALAGNSREVTLDMGRYEIKSVVVRVQEKSSGAP, encoded by the coding sequence ATGAGAACGGTCAAACGCATGGGTGGATGTGTCGCCGCGGCGATTGTTGCGCTCGCCGGGGCCGACGTGCGCGCCGCTGAAATCTTCCGCCTCGGGAAACAGGATGGATTGTTCACCGAGTTCCTGCGGCACCTGTCGGTGGACGGTGAGCGCGCCGTCATCTACGACGTGGGGCGCAGCACTCCGCAAGCTGACTGGCCGTATTTTCAGGAAGGCTCCTTCGACCGGCAGGTGAGCCCCAGCACGATGAAGTACGACTGGGTGGACATGAAACCGGGCGCCGAGCCCGACCCGTTCCAGGTGCGCTTCGATCTTGCCGCCGCGCCCAGCGGCGTGTTTACGCTGCGCCTCGACGCCATCGTGCGCCAGCGTCGGCCCGCCGCGCCGCTGCTGGTTCTGAACCTCAACGGCAAGCGGGTCGCGAGTTACCGGCTCGATCCGCATCCCGCGCCGGAACTGTGGTGGCCGAACGGCGGCTCGGCCGAAGGCAACAAGCAGTACTTCGGATATGAGTCGCTCGAAGTGCAGCTGCCCGCCGCGCTCTTTGCGAAGGGGCGGAATACGCTTTCGATCGCAGCGCGGGACGGCTTCGGCTTTTACTACGACGACCTGGTGCTGACCAACGAACCGGCGCAACGTCTCGACAAGGTAACCAGTGCGGTCGTGCAGCCGACCGTGCTCTATAAGCAGCGCGCCGAGCAGCTGGTCGAGCTCGCCAGGATTCGGGTGCGCACCAGCGAGCCATTGGGCCGCGTCAAATTGAAGGTGAAGCTGGGCGCCGCGGTCGTGGAAACCGAGGTCCAGCAGCGCGAGCGCGGCGACCTCGAGACGACGATCGAAGTCCCCGCCGTGGAAGGACCGGTTCCCGTCGCGCTGTATCTCGGCGAAAGCAAAACGGCCATCTACGAGGGCGTGTTCACGCCCAAGCGCCGCTGGCAGGTACATGCGCTGCCGATGGAGCAGGCCGATTTCGGCTACAACGATTTGCCGGCGCGCACGCTGGAGTGGGAGAACCGCTTCATCGACAAGACCTTGCAGATCCAGAAGAAATATCCGGACTACGCGTTCACGCTCGATGCGTCGGCGAATCTCGAATCCTATCTGGCCACGCGCGACGCGGCGCATGGAGAGCAGCTGCTGAGTCACCTGCGCAGCGGCAAGTGGGGCATGAACGCGTTGTTCGCCAACTTCTTCACCGGGCTATCTACTCCGGAGGAGCTGTATCGCACGCTCGATGTCGCGCTGCGCGCGCGGCGCGACCACGGGCTGACCCTCGATTCGGCTTCGCAGACCGACGAACCCTCGGTGACCTGGGCGCTGCCCCAGGTACTCGCCGACGCTGGCATCCGTTATTTCGTCAACGGCAGCGATCCGATCCGCGGCGTCCTCAATTCGATCGGGCATTGGAACTTCAAGTCCCCGTTCTACTGGGAGGCTGCATCGGGCGCGAAGGTGCTCATGTGGAGCGGCGTATCGTATACGGCGGTCGACGACATGACCTGGGCTGGATGGAGCCTCGAGGCCGCGCGCAGCGGAAAATATTCGCCATCGACGTTCGGCCTCTCGCGATCGCTGCCCATGTACCTGTCGCAGTTCGAACGCGAAGACCACCCGTTCGACGCGGTGCTGCTCTTCGGGCTGCACAACGACGAGATCCCCATGCGTCACTGGGGAGACGCCGACGTGATCGAGGCGTGGAACCGCGAGTACGCGTATCCGAAGATCCACGCGTCCACGCAGCGCGACTTCTTCACTTACATACTCGACAAATTCCCGAACCAGATCCAGACACACCGCGGCGATGCCGGGGCGTATTGGGAGGATGAAGCCGGCGCCGACGCGCGTATCGCGGCGATCATTCGCACCGCGCAGTGGCAGATCACCGCGGCCGAGAAGTTCGAGAGCACTGCGGCCTGGCTGCAGCCGCATCTGAAATTCGAACGGCCGCAGTTCGACGCGGCCTGGAAGAACATCCTGCTGGCGGACTCATATGTATGGAGCGATGCCAACTCCTTCACGCGTCCCGAGAGCCAACGTACACGCGGGGGTGAAGCTGCGCATCGTGCCTGGGCCGAGGCGGCGTTGCAGCAAAGCAGCGACCTGCGACTGGTTGCGATGGACAAGATCGCCGACCAGGTCGCGACTTCCAAGCAGGGCGTCGTGGTGTTCAATTCTGAGAGCTGGCCGCGCAGCGAGTTTTTCGACTTCGACATGGAGCTGGATGAAGTGCTGACGGATCCCGCCACGGGGCGGGTGATTCCTTGCGGCGTCATGCGCTCGTTCGCCGATATCTCGAAGTCCGGATTCACGGAGATCGGCAACGCGTACCAGGAGGTTCGCTGTTGGGCCACCGACGTGCCGGCGGTGGGCTACAAGTTTTACGCCGCGGTGAAGGGGAGTGCGGACGCTGGAGTGCCGCTGGTTCTCGACGCTGCCGCGCCGCGGATCGAAAACGCGTATTACCAGCTCGAGCTCGACGCGCACACCGGCGCGGTGTCGCGCTTGCTCGACAAATCGACGGGACGCAATCTCGTCGACGCGGACAGCGGCTATGGCCTCAACGAATATCTTTATGTGACGGGTGGCGACCCGGGCGCATTCCTGGCGGGGCACAACGATGACAACCGCATCCTCGCCGCGGACATCACGCTGCCGTTGCCCAAGCTGCAGATCCATCGTGCACAGCTCACGGCGCCGCCGACGGCGCGCCGCTTCCCCTGGGGCACCGTGCTCACCATCCGTTCGAAGTCCGAGAACACGCCGGAAATCGTCTCGACGCTCACGCTGCTCGACTTCAAGAAGCAGATCAACATCCGCAACGAGGTGGAGAAGATCGCGACGATCAAAAAGGAAGGCGTGTACTTCGCATTCCCCTTCAAGTTGAATGCGCCGCGCGTGAAGTACCAGGGCGCCACCGCGTGGGTGGATCCGGAGTTCGACATGCTGGCCGGGGCAAATCGCCAGTGGTTCGCAACACAGGGTGGAGTGTGGGGGCAGGGCACCGACGCGGGTGTGGCATGGACCTCGGTGGACGCACCGCTGGTCACGCTGCAGGACATCAACCGCGGCCTGTGGCCCGAGACGATCAAGATCACCAACGGCAACGTGTTCTCGTACGCGATGAACAACTACTGGTATACCGACGCGCCCGCGAAGCAGGGCGGACGGTTCACATTCCGTTATGCGCTGACCAGCGGTGCCAACGTGTCGGGCGCCGAGGCGATGATGCTCACGAGCGAGCAACGCGCAACGCTGCCCGCCATTCGCCGCTACAACATGGGATGGGAGCAGGGCCTGCCGGAAGCGGGCGGTGGATTCCTGCAAGCGACGCCGCAGGGAGTCACCGTCCTGACGATCCGGCCGCTGGAAGGCGGCGATGCCTATCTACTGCGCGTGCAGAACACCACGGCGAACGCGGTCACGGCCACGTTGAAATTCCCGTCGGTCGCGATCCGGGAGTCCTACCTCGCCTCCCCGGCCGGAGATCGGGTGGCCGCCCTGGCCGGCAATTCGCGCGAAGTGACGCTCGACATGGGGCGCTACGAGATCAAGAGCGTGGTGGTCCGGGTGCAAGAGAAATCCTCGGGCGCACCTTGA
- a CDS encoding glucose 1-dehydrogenase produces MNDAKAILTGQVAVVTGGGSGIGLAAARCLARDGATVVLFGPDGDVLDAAVAQLRGDGFAACAISGDVSKDESVRRLVEETRAKFGRIDMLVNSAAIQPYGTVETTAEADWDRVLAVNLKGVYLSGRYVIPVMRARGAGAIVNVASVQASACQKGVAAYAASKGAVLALTRAMALDHAADGIRVNSVSPGAIDTPMLRDEASLYAGTETQQQLIDKWGRAHPLGRVGLPDEVGALIAFLCGPRAAFCTGADFKVDGGLLAKLATELPE; encoded by the coding sequence TTGAACGACGCGAAAGCCATCCTGACCGGACAGGTCGCGGTCGTGACGGGCGGCGGAAGCGGCATCGGGCTCGCGGCCGCTCGCTGCCTGGCACGCGATGGCGCGACGGTCGTACTGTTTGGCCCGGATGGCGACGTGCTGGATGCCGCGGTCGCGCAGCTGCGCGGCGACGGCTTCGCGGCGTGCGCGATTTCGGGCGATGTTTCGAAGGATGAATCCGTCCGCCGGCTGGTCGAAGAAACCCGCGCGAAATTCGGCCGCATAGACATGCTCGTGAACAGCGCGGCCATCCAGCCCTATGGAACGGTCGAGACCACGGCAGAAGCCGATTGGGACCGCGTTCTCGCGGTGAACCTCAAGGGCGTCTATCTATCGGGCCGTTACGTGATCCCGGTCATGCGCGCGCGTGGCGCGGGCGCGATCGTCAACGTCGCGTCCGTTCAGGCCAGCGCGTGCCAGAAAGGAGTTGCCGCTTACGCCGCCTCGAAAGGCGCCGTGCTCGCATTGACGCGCGCCATGGCGCTGGATCACGCCGCCGACGGCATCCGCGTGAACTCGGTCTCTCCGGGCGCAATCGATACGCCCATGTTGCGTGACGAGGCATCTTTGTACGCGGGCACCGAAACGCAGCAGCAGTTGATCGACAAGTGGGGACGCGCCCATCCACTGGGGCGTGTCGGTCTCCCCGACGAAGTGGGCGCATTGATCGCCTTCCTGTGCGGTCCGCGCGCGGCCTTCTGCACCGGGGCCGATTTCAAAGTCGATGGCGGGTTGCTCGCCAAGCTCGCCACCGAGCTGCCGGAATGA